The following coding sequences lie in one Oncorhynchus kisutch isolate 150728-3 linkage group LG3, Okis_V2, whole genome shotgun sequence genomic window:
- the LOC109887350 gene encoding RNA polymerase-associated protein CTR9 homolog, with protein MSRGSIEIPLRDTDEVIELDFDQLPEGDEVISILKQEHTQLHIWIALALEYYKQTKTEDFVKLLEAARIDGNLDYRDHEKDQMTCLDTLAAYYVQQARKEKNKDAKKELITQATLLYTMADKIIMYDQNHLLGRACFCLLEGDKMDQADAQFHFVLNQSTNNIPALLGKACISFNKKDYRGALAYYKKALRTNPGCPAEVRLGMGHCFVKLSKLEKARLAFGRALELNSKCVGALVGLAVLELNSKEPDSIKNGVQLLSRAYTIDPSNPMVLNHLANHFFFKKDYSKVQHLALHAFHNTEVEAMQAESCYQLARSFHVQEDYDQAFQYYYQATQFASSTFVLPFFGLGQMYVYRRDKENAAQCFEKVLKAYPNNYETMKILGSLYATSDDQEKRDIAKGHLKKVTEQYPDDVEAWIELAQILEQTDIQGALSAYGTATRILQEKVQADVPPEILNNLGALHFRLGNLGEAKKYFLASLERAKAEGEHDEHYYNAISVTTSYNLARLYEAMCEFHEAEKLYKNILREHPNYVDCYLRLGAMARDKGNFYEASDWFKEALQINQDHPDAWSLIGNLHLAKQEWGPGQKKFERILKQPSTQNDTYSMLALGNVWLQTLHQPTRDREKEKRHQDRALAIYKQVLRNDSKNLYAANGIGAVLAHKGYYREARDVFAQVREATADISDVWLNLAHIYVEQKQYISAVQMYENCLKKFYKHQNTEVLLYLARALFKCGKLQECKQTLLKARHVAPSDTVLMFNVALVLQRLATLVLKDEKSNLKAVLSAVKELELAHRYFSYLAKAGDKMRFDLVLASTEARQCSDLLSQAQYHVARARKQDEEEKEIRAKQDQERDFLRQQMHKEQEEKRTKQEEDQKKLLEQRAMYVEKTKGLLSFADGMKEERKEKKKGGGRRKKGGDFDEFVNDGSDEDLPVRRRKKRKGGSGSEEEGRKKRRRPNKGGDDGSDDEEGGSRPKKQRKPRAGGKKFQRAEPVPPSLKGKIKSKAIISSSDSSSDEDGLKIAEDRNPRDSGSGSDNEGSHKKRIASDSESDGGRNRSGSEAGSPQRSGNSVSDSGSDRPVKRKRVQQQSDSEQSDNESKRSRSGSENESRPGSPAAASGSEAGSPAGSPRRSDNGSEPGGSANEASNHGSGSDSD; from the exons ATGTCTCGGGGTTCAATTGAAATCCCCTTAAGGGACACCGACGAG GTTATTGAGCTTGATTTCGACCAGTTGCCAGAAGGAGATGAGGTCATCAGTATCCTGAAACAGGAGCATACACAGTTGCACATATGGATTGCTCTTGCT CTGGAGTATTACAAACAGACAAAGACGGAGGACTTTGTCAAGCTGCTGGAGGCGGCCCGTATCGATGGGAACCTGGACTACAGAGACCATGAGAAGGACCAGATGACCTGTCTGGACACCTTGGCAGCCTACTATGTCCAGCAGGCACGTAAAGAGAAGAACAAAGATGCCAAGAAGGAGCTCATCACTCAGGCCACCCTGCTCTACACCATGGCAGACAAGATCATCATGTACGACCAG AACCACTTGTTGGGAAGAGCCTGTTTCTGTCTGCTGGAGGGGGACAAAATGGACCAGGCTGACGCTCAGTTCCACTTTGTCTTGAATCAGTCCACCAATAACATCCCTGCTCTACTTG GTAAAGCTTGCATCTCCTTCAATAAGAAGGATTACAGGGGAGCACTGGCCTACTACAAGAAGGCTCTACGCACAAACCCTGGATGTCctg CCGAAGTGAGGCTGGGGATGGGCCACTGCTTTGTCAAGCTCAGTAAGCTGGAGAAGGCCCGTCTGGCCTTTGGCCGGGCCCTGGAGCTCAACTCCAAGTGTGTGGGAGCCCTTGTGGGCTTGGCTGTGCTGGAGCTCAACAGCAAGGAGCCCGACTCCATCAAGAATGGAGTgcagctcttatccagagcatacACCATCGACCCCAGCAACCCCATGGTGCTCAACCACCTGGCTAACCACTTCTTCTTCAAAAAG GACTACAGTAAAGTGCAGCACCTGGCTCTCCATGCCTTTCACAACACAGAGGTGGAAGCTATGCAGGCTGAGAGCTGCTACCAGTTGGCCCGCTCCTTTCATGTACAG GAGGACTATGACCAGGCCTTCCAGTACTACTACCAGGCCACCCAGTTTGCCTCGTCTACCTTTGTGCTGCCTTTCTTTGGCCTGGGGCAGATGTACGTGTACCGTAGAGACAAGGAGAATGCAGCCCAGTGCTTTGAGAAGGTCCTAAAAGCCTACCCCAACAACTATGAAACCATGAAGATCCTGGGCTCTCTTTATGCTACTTCAGATGATCAGGAAAAGAGAGACATTGCCAAA GGTCATCTGAAGAAGGTGACCGAGCAGTACCCTGATGACGTGGAGGCCTGGATCGAGCTGGCCCAGATCCTGGAGCAGACCGACATCCAGGGCGCCCTCTCTGCCTACGGCACGGCCACCCGCATTCTGCAGGAGAAGGTCCAGGCTGACGTCCCCCCTGAGATCCTCAACAACCTGGGGGCTCTCCACTTCAGACTGGGGAACCTGGGAGAGGCCAAG AAATACTTCCTGGCTTCTTTGGAGCGGGCCAAAGCTGAGGGAGAGCATGATGAGCATTACTACAACGCCATCTCTGTCACCACGTCTTACAACCTAGCCAGGCTCTACGAGGCCATGTGCGAATTCCACGAGGCGGAGAAACTCTACAAGAACATCCTGAGGGAACATCCCAACTACGTTGACT GTTACCTGCGTCTTGGCGCAATGGCTCGTGACAAAGGAAACTTCTATGAAGCTTCCGACTGGTTCAAAGAGGCTCTGCAGATTAATCAGGATCACCCAGACGCCTGGTCCCTGATTGGGAATCTCCACTTGGCCAAGCAGGAATGGGGTCCGGGTCAGAAGAAGTTTGAGCGTATCCTCAAGCAGCCGTCCACTCAGAACGACACCTACTCCATGCTGGCCCTGGGCAACGTGTGGCTCCAGACCCTGCACCAGCCCACCAGGGACCGGGAGAAG GAAAAGAGACATCAGGATCGAGCCCTGGCCATTTACAAACAGGTCCTACGAAACGACTCCAAGAATCTTTACGCTGCCAACGGCATAG GTGCCGTCCTGGCCCATAAGGGCTACTACCGAGAGGCCCGTGACGTGTTTGCCCAGGTGAGAGAAGCCACAGCTGATATCAGTGACGTCTGGCTCAACCTGGCCCACATCTACGTGGAGCAGAAACAGTACATCAGCGCTGTGCAGATG TACGAGAACTGTCTGAAGAAATTCTACAAGCATCAGAACACTGAGGTGCTGCTGTACCTGGCTCGGGCACTCTTCAAATGCGGGAAACTCCAGGAGTGCAAACAGACTCTGCTGAAG GCGCGTCACGTGGCCCCCAGTGACACGGTGCTGATGTTCAACGTGGCCCTGGTGCTGCAGAGGCTGGCCACTCTGGTGCTGAAGGACGAGAAGAGTAACCTAAAGGCTGTACTCAGTGCTGTCAAAGAGCTGGAGCTGGCCCACCG GTATTTCAGCTACCTTGCCAAGGCTGGTGACAAGATGAGGTTCGACCTAGTGCTTGCTTCCACTGAGGCCAG GCAATGCTCTGACCTGCTGAGTCAGGCCCAGTACCACGTGGCTCGGGCCAGGAAGCAGgacgaggaggagaaggagatccGGGCCAAACAGGATCAGGAGAGGGACTTCCTGCGCCAACAGATGCATAAAGAACAG gaggagaagagaacCAAGCAGGAAGAGGATCAGAAGAAGCTGCTGGAGCAGAGAGCCATGTATGTGGAGAAGACCAAGGGTCTGCTCTCCTTCGCCGATGGAATgaaggaggaaaggaaagagaagaagaaaggtgGCGGCCGA CGCAAGAAAGGGGGTGACTTTGATGAGTTTGTCAACGATGGCTCTGATGAGGACCTGCCAgtgagaaggaggaagaagaggaagggtGGCAGCGGAAGTGAGGAGGAGGGCcgcaagaagaggaggag ACCCAACAAAGGGGGTGACGATGGCAGCGATGACGAAGAAGGAGGCTCACGGCCCAAAAAGCAACGCAAACCCAGAGCGGGCGGCAAGAAGTTCCAAAGG GCCGAGCCTGTGCCACCATCTCTCAAAGGCAAGATCAAGTCGAAGGCCATCATCTCATCCTCTGACTCTTCATCAGACGAGGATGGACTGAAAATTGCTGAAGACCG AAACCCCAGAGACAGTGGTTCAGGTTCTGATAATGAGGGCAGCCACAAGAAGCGCATCGCCTCCGACAGTGAGTCCGACGGGGGCCGGAACCGCTCTGGCAGCGAAGCTGGAAGCCCCCAACGCTCCGGAAACTCGGTTAGTGACTCCGGCAGCGACCGTccagtgaagaggaagagagtgCAGCAGCAGTCTGACTCAGAGCAGTCTGATAACGAGAGCAAGAGGAGCCGCTCTGGGTCGGAGAACGAGTCCCGGCCAGGCTCACCGGCCGCAGCCTCTGGCTCTGAAGCGGGCTCTCCGGCGGGCTCCCCACGCCGCTCCGACAATGGATCAGAACCAGGGGGCTCTGCCAACGAGGCCTCCAACCACGGCTCTGGCTCTGACAGCGACTGA